Proteins from one Erpetoichthys calabaricus chromosome 11, fErpCal1.3, whole genome shotgun sequence genomic window:
- the LOC127529716 gene encoding piggyBac transposable element-derived protein 2-like, protein MARHFHIDDDEIIQYLNADDSGDETILVLDTEDQEFLEGDADEIGTDVIIEPPVNDKNSGSDNASAVTSPEPAVPGPSGHRPKRMRSAVETMPDTNNSSPSSATGAAPEERPPITFTWRKSYRPFLFRDDKKPQAYGQVNMDKISDSETLDAMPAPLHIFQAAVQFDKLVEEILVPESIRYMQQKGNTFSIEPAEMKAFIGMNLVMSYHVLPSLRSYWSTQPDMAVPYIAQVMPLQRFEAVRAALHFIDNNGWHDPDDRAWKVRPLIVHFNAAFQDILSISEEQSIDEHMIKFKGHNIMRQYVKGKPIKWGFKMWCRYDAHTGYLYQFEPYLGKKAQHVEHNLGESVILHLTESLPRTGCQVFFDNFFNSPNLQYILAEKDIRACGTVRANRRNMPNCLPIDKNMKRGDISAASSRGIACVKWKDSRSVVMLSNFISPIPTITVKRRVAGSANKVDVRCPLVIQKYNQHMGGVDLMAQTKVTYEVDRKARIKYYLRIFFDLVDISVNNAYIIYLKINEIYHFHDTPMKRIEFRAALARSLISDFSCRQRSIPTNIQTQRRSQMATNPRKPEHTMKKTEKRKRCYYCAQKKIENRTDNVCIVCDVHLCYTSDRNCFVDFHNK, encoded by the coding sequence ATGGCACGACACTTCCACATTGATGATGACGAAATTATCCAATATTTGAATGCTGATGACAGCGGGGATGAGACTATCTTGGTACTTGATACAGAAGATCAAGAATTTTTGGAAGGTGATGCTGATGAGATTGGAACAGATGTAATTATTGAACCACCAGTGAATGACAAAAATTCGGGAAGTGACAATGCTTCCGCAGTTACTTCTCCAGAACCTGCTGTTCCTGGTCCTTCTGGTCACCGTCCAAAGCGGATGAGGTCAGCTGTTGAAACAATGCCAGACACAAATAACTCCTCTCCATCTTCTGCTACAGGTGCTGCGCCTGAAGAACGTCCACCTATAACTTTCACATGGCGCAAGTCCTATAGACCTTTTCTGTTCAGAGACGACAAGAAACCACAGGCTTATGGACAAGTTAACATGGACAAAATCTCAGATTCAGAAACTTTGGATGCAATGCCAGCACCCCTGCATATATTTCAAGCAGCTGTGCAATTTGACAAGCTTGTCGAAGAAATACTGGTTCCAGAAAGTATCCGGTATATGCAACAGAAAGGAAACACTTTCTCCATTGAACCTGCCGAAATGAAGGCATTTATTGGTATGAATTTGGTCATGAGTTACCATGTTCTGCCATCATTACGGTCCTACTGGTCCACACAACCCGACATGGCGGTGCCATATATTGCTCAAGTTATGCCTTTGCAGCGATTCGAGGCTGTTCGAGCAGCTCTGCATTTTATTGATAACAATGGTTGGCATGATCCTGATGATAGAGCATGGAAAGTGCGCCCACTTATTGTTCATTTCAATGCAGCCTTTCAGGACATACTCAGCATAAGTGAGGAACAGTCCATAGATGAACATATGATCAAATTCAAAGGCCACAATATTATGCGCCAATATGTAAAAGGCAAACCAATAAAATGGGGCTTCAAAATGTGGTGCAGATATGATGCTCATACTGGATATTTATATCAATTTGAACCATATCTTGGCAAGAAAGCACAGCATGTGGAACATAATTTGGGAGAGTCAGTAATCTTGCACcttactgaatcattacccagaACAGGATGCCAAGtattttttgataatttcttCAACTCTCCGAATTTGCAGTACATCCTTGCAGAAAAGGACATACGAGCTTGTGGAACGGTTCGTGCGAATCGGAGAAATATGCCGAACTGCCTGCCAATtgataaaaacatgaaaagaggggacatttctgctgcttccagtcGTGGCATTGCCtgtgtgaaatggaaggacagcaGAAGTGTTGTGATGTTGAGCAACTTCATTTCGCCAATTCCTACTATCACTGTGAAGAGACGAGTAGCAGGATCAGCTAATAAAGTAGATGTCCGTTGCCCTTTGGTAATTCagaaatataatcaacatatggGTGGTGTTGATCTTATGGCTCAGACAAAGGTGACATATGAAGTTGACAGGAAAGCCAGAATAAAATATTACCTTCGCATCTTCTTTGATTTGGTTGACATTTCTGTGAATAATGCATATATAATTTATCTGAAGATCAATGAAATATACCATTTCCATGACACTCCGATGAAGCGGATTGAATTTCGGGCAGCATTGGCACGTTCACTGATATCTGATTTCTCCTGCAGACAGAGAAGTATTCCGACAAATATCCAAACACAAAGGCGTTCACAAATGGCAACAAACCCTCGCAAGCCAGAACATAccatgaaaaagacagaaaaacgcAAAAGATGTTATTACTgtgcacaaaagaaaattgaaaacagaACTGACAATGTATGTATAGTGTGTGATGTTCATTTATGTTATACATCTGACAGaaactgttttgttgattttcataacaaGTAA